In a genomic window of Nitrospira sp. ND1:
- a CDS encoding NADH-ubiquinone oxidoreductase-F iron-sulfur binding region domain-containing protein, producing the protein MRTVTRLYLSNDTSARAAGAGVLADAWSEHPEVQLIRISSRGAFYLEPMVERDSPAGRVAWFNVTAQDLPLILSGTDGTPVRSIPFLAQQTRFTFADFGETEPLALDEYQARGGLSGLETALRIGPDAIIEELQVSQLRGRGGAAFPVWNKWKVAQQARADQKYVVANADEGDAGTYCDRMILEGDPFRLLEGMLICARAIGAGRGYVYCRQEYPAAAKTLRAAIQKADEAELLELDGEPFSIEVVEGAGSYVCGEETALLESLEGKRGVVRARPPYPAQSGLYGRPTIVSNVLTFATIPNILSRGGAWHAALGTEQSRGTMALQLGGRVKHPGLVEVPFGLSLHQVLEQFGGGMAPGSRFKAVQVGGPLGSLFPASQMDIPICYDAFAKAGAVLGHGGIVVYDHETDMVDLARHFMAFTADESCGKCTPCRIGSVRGREILERIQAGSGTIEDLALLHDLGDTMKVASLCALGGRAPYPVLTAIEHFSAEFRSKLRT; encoded by the coding sequence ATGCGTACGGTCACCAGACTCTACCTGTCCAACGATACGTCGGCACGGGCCGCGGGGGCCGGTGTGCTGGCCGACGCCTGGTCGGAACATCCCGAGGTCCAACTCATTCGCATCTCCTCGCGCGGCGCGTTCTATCTTGAACCGATGGTGGAGCGCGATAGCCCCGCCGGCCGCGTCGCCTGGTTCAATGTCACAGCCCAGGATTTACCGCTCATTCTATCCGGCACAGATGGCACTCCGGTGCGATCCATTCCCTTTCTTGCTCAGCAAACCAGGTTCACGTTTGCCGACTTCGGCGAGACGGAGCCGTTGGCGCTCGATGAATATCAGGCGCGCGGCGGTCTGTCCGGCCTGGAGACGGCCTTACGGATCGGCCCGGATGCGATCATCGAAGAACTGCAGGTGTCGCAGTTGCGTGGCCGTGGCGGCGCGGCATTCCCGGTCTGGAACAAGTGGAAGGTGGCGCAACAGGCGCGGGCCGACCAAAAGTACGTGGTCGCCAACGCCGACGAAGGCGACGCGGGAACCTACTGCGACCGGATGATTCTGGAAGGCGATCCGTTCCGGTTGCTGGAAGGGATGTTGATCTGCGCGAGAGCCATCGGGGCCGGCCGCGGATACGTGTACTGCCGGCAGGAGTATCCGGCGGCTGCGAAGACGTTGCGGGCAGCCATTCAGAAGGCGGATGAAGCGGAGTTGTTGGAGTTGGACGGCGAACCGTTTTCAATCGAAGTGGTGGAAGGTGCCGGTTCGTATGTCTGTGGAGAGGAAACGGCGCTCCTGGAGTCGCTGGAAGGGAAGAGGGGCGTGGTACGGGCGAGACCTCCCTATCCGGCACAGTCCGGCCTGTATGGACGACCGACGATCGTCAGCAACGTGCTGACCTTTGCGACCATCCCGAACATTCTTTCGCGCGGCGGCGCCTGGCATGCGGCGCTCGGCACGGAGCAGTCGCGCGGCACCATGGCATTACAGCTCGGCGGGAGGGTGAAACATCCCGGGTTGGTCGAGGTGCCGTTCGGATTGAGTCTGCATCAGGTTCTGGAGCAATTCGGCGGAGGCATGGCGCCCGGATCGCGCTTCAAGGCCGTGCAGGTCGGGGGACCGCTCGGAAGTCTCTTTCCGGCCTCCCAGATGGACATTCCGATTTGTTACGACGCATTCGCGAAGGCCGGTGCGGTGTTAGGACACGGAGGCATCGTCGTCTACGACCACGAGACCGATATGGTGGATTTGGCGCGGCATTTTATGGCGTTTACCGCCGACGAATCCTGCGGGAAATGTACGCCCTGCCGCATTGGATCGGTGCGGGGTCGTGAAATTCTCGAACGGATTCAGGCCGGGAGCGGCACCATCGAGGACTTGGCGCTGTTGCACGATTTGGGTGACACGATGAAGGTCGCCAGTCTCTGCGCCCTCGGCGGGCGCGCGCCCTATCCGGTGCTGACGGCGATCGAACATTTCTCCGCCGAGTTCCGGAGCAAGTTGAGGACGTGA
- a CDS encoding NAD(P)H-dependent oxidoreductase subunit E gives MHEQVKTILAKVRSEPPNILKALLALQERLGHVPTEAVPDIAHALGATTAQVAGVLSYYPDLRLTHPGRHLIRVCMGESCYANGCGRLLRELQDRLRVDVGETAAGGKFTLDTMSCAGNCAVSPTVMIDRDLYGRLLPSQLDTLLERYK, from the coding sequence ATGCATGAGCAGGTGAAGACCATTCTCGCGAAGGTTCGGAGTGAGCCGCCCAATATTCTCAAGGCCCTGCTGGCTTTGCAGGAGCGACTCGGGCATGTACCGACAGAAGCGGTTCCAGACATCGCTCATGCGTTGGGCGCCACCACCGCGCAAGTCGCCGGCGTGCTTTCCTATTATCCCGATTTACGCCTGACGCATCCGGGCCGGCACCTGATCCGTGTCTGCATGGGAGAATCGTGCTACGCCAACGGCTGCGGACGGCTGCTGCGGGAATTGCAGGATCGCCTTCGTGTGGACGTGGGCGAGACTGCCGCGGGCGGAAAGTTTACCCTCGATACCATGTCTTGTGCCGGGAACTGTGCGGTCTCTCCCACGGTGATGATCGACCGTGACCTCTATGGCCGCCTGCTGCCCTCGCAGCTCGATACGTTGCTGGAGCGGTACAAGTAG
- a CDS encoding DUF2934 domain-containing protein, translated as MKPKVKKPSAPQSKVRAVSSAVTNPIELPEGMWERISQKAFELWRERGCREGHALQDWLDAETAVMEEIHEARE; from the coding sequence ATGAAGCCCAAAGTGAAAAAGCCGTCCGCTCCGCAATCGAAGGTTCGAGCCGTCAGCTCGGCCGTGACGAATCCAATCGAGCTGCCGGAAGGCATGTGGGAACGAATCTCTCAGAAGGCCTTTGAGTTGTGGAGGGAGCGAGGGTGTCGGGAGGGACACGCGCTTCAGGATTGGCTGGATGCGGAAACGGCCGTCATGGAGGAGATTCATGAAGCTCGCGAATGA
- a CDS encoding universal stress protein produces the protein MTLIKRVLFATDFSACADRAMGYALAMASAWKAELCVMTVLELYPGMDPDYTVNKMYLDHLRAEASRQLAAVEARAKAAGQPVTVRIETGIPSQAVQTVAHTIGADLLVVGTHGRTGLDHVLIGSTAERVVRMAPCPVLAVKADKGSEAVPAMANIKRIVVPIDLSACSLDALEYAVQFAKPLGASITILHAMEPVAYGLDFSLSHAKEWKEQRAYLEKRLTVLVACVQAQGLQVDHVLKPGLPADSIASYVTQQGYDLMIMGTHGRRGISHVLVGSIAGAMLRHAPCPVLTVRQFNFGADYQRVVPLGEA, from the coding sequence ATGACCCTGATCAAGCGAGTGCTCTTTGCGACGGATTTTTCGGCCTGTGCGGACCGGGCCATGGGTTATGCCTTAGCGATGGCGTCGGCCTGGAAGGCGGAGCTCTGTGTGATGACGGTCCTGGAGCTCTACCCGGGGATGGATCCGGACTATACCGTCAACAAGATGTACCTGGATCACTTGCGCGCCGAGGCCAGCCGTCAGCTGGCGGCAGTGGAGGCACGCGCCAAGGCGGCCGGACAGCCGGTGACGGTGCGCATTGAAACCGGCATTCCGAGCCAGGCGGTCCAGACGGTCGCCCACACTATCGGCGCGGACCTGCTGGTGGTCGGTACACATGGGCGCACCGGATTAGATCATGTTCTGATCGGCAGCACGGCGGAGCGGGTCGTCCGTATGGCGCCTTGTCCGGTCCTGGCGGTGAAGGCCGACAAGGGCAGTGAGGCTGTCCCCGCGATGGCGAATATCAAACGGATTGTGGTGCCCATCGATCTCTCGGCCTGTTCGCTCGATGCTTTGGAATATGCCGTCCAGTTTGCCAAACCGCTCGGAGCGTCGATCACCATTCTGCATGCCATGGAGCCGGTGGCGTATGGATTGGACTTCAGTCTGAGTCATGCCAAGGAGTGGAAGGAGCAGCGGGCCTATCTGGAGAAACGCCTCACCGTGCTGGTCGCCTGTGTGCAGGCGCAGGGTCTTCAAGTCGATCATGTCTTGAAACCGGGACTGCCCGCGGATTCGATCGCATCCTACGTCACCCAGCAAGGGTACGATTTGATGATCATGGGGACGCATGGGCGGCGTGGCATCTCCCACGTCCTCGTCGGCAGCATTGCCGGCGCGATGCTGCGCCACGCGCCCTGTCCTGTGCTCACGGTGCGTCAGTTCAATTTCGGCGCGGACTATCAACGTGTCGTGCCTCTCGGGGAAGCATAA
- a CDS encoding cupredoxin domain-containing protein, whose protein sequence is MGVRKVSDSLSGGRVWLAACFVLALCSQGGAQAEQRIEVTIKDSVFVTKQVPLRLGVATVIAIVNQDQVRHDFGSTMFDGIPTRVESGGIVSYGKQIGGLFLDAKKEAVVRFTMERPGRHEFRCSIHPNMKGELLLLNVEAV, encoded by the coding sequence ATGGGTGTGAGGAAGGTGTCGGACTCGTTGAGCGGAGGACGGGTATGGTTGGCGGCTTGTTTCGTTCTGGCCCTCTGTTCTCAGGGTGGAGCGCAGGCGGAGCAGCGGATCGAAGTGACGATCAAGGACTCCGTCTTTGTCACCAAACAGGTGCCGCTCCGGCTGGGGGTGGCGACGGTCATTGCCATCGTCAATCAGGATCAGGTGCGCCACGATTTCGGGTCGACCATGTTCGACGGCATTCCGACGCGCGTCGAGTCCGGCGGGATCGTGTCGTATGGCAAGCAGATCGGCGGATTGTTTTTGGATGCGAAGAAGGAAGCCGTCGTTCGCTTTACCATGGAACGGCCGGGCCGGCATGAGTTCCGCTGTTCCATTCATCCGAACATGAAAGGCGAACTGCTCCTGTTGAACGTGGAGGCGGTCTAA
- a CDS encoding universal stress protein, giving the protein MADRLFTKILVPVDFSPCSEEAFRLALSFAKSYQAEVLLLHVVDTKSLDALNRLGLAPATEAAKQKKQLHHFARLNARQLLARDDAKGVTIRRLLADGCPFEEIARTARVEGVDLVVMGSYGGAIGGVDKIFFGSTAEKVVRTAGCPVLTVPLPTKRAKVKTGKSL; this is encoded by the coding sequence ATGGCCGATCGTCTGTTCACGAAAATCCTCGTGCCGGTGGATTTTTCTCCCTGCTCCGAAGAAGCCTTCCGGCTTGCGCTGTCGTTCGCAAAATCGTATCAGGCGGAGGTGCTCCTGCTGCATGTCGTCGATACCAAGAGTTTAGACGCGCTGAATCGACTCGGGCTGGCGCCTGCCACTGAAGCCGCGAAACAGAAAAAGCAGCTGCATCATTTCGCCCGCCTCAATGCCCGGCAACTGTTGGCCAGGGATGACGCGAAGGGGGTGACGATCCGCCGGCTGCTCGCGGACGGCTGCCCATTCGAGGAAATTGCGCGCACGGCTCGGGTGGAGGGGGTCGATTTGGTGGTCATGGGAAGCTACGGGGGCGCGATCGGCGGGGTCGATAAGATTTTCTTCGGCAGCACGGCGGAGAAGGTTGTCCGGACGGCCGGGTGTCCTGTATTGACAGTGCCGCTCCCCACGAAACGGGCGAAAGTGAAAACGGGCAAGAGTTTATAA
- a CDS encoding DUF2116 family Zn-ribbon domain-containing protein, whose product MSRTQWLLFGAVLVGAAVALYLIFFCPTDCH is encoded by the coding sequence ATGTCGAGAACGCAATGGCTCTTGTTCGGAGCTGTGCTGGTGGGAGCAGCAGTCGCACTGTATCTGATCTTCTTCTGTCCGACCGATTGTCACTAA
- a CDS encoding dienelactone hydrolase family protein, which yields MEAESIFQVRISHDGITLDGILGLPAHPRGVIAFAHGSGSGRFSPRNQFVARHLETGGFATLLMDLLTPDEADDRRKVFDIDLLADRLLLAERWLQAHRQTAGLRVGYFGASTGAGAALQAAAREPQAVGAIVSRGGRPDLAGPYLSRVTAPTLLLVGGDDGPVIEMNQDALRQLTCRKELVIVPGASHLFEEPGTLEQVAREALRWFQRYFQPDAHAAKESRS from the coding sequence ATGGAAGCGGAGAGCATCTTCCAGGTCAGAATCAGCCATGACGGCATCACGCTCGATGGAATCCTGGGTCTCCCTGCGCACCCGAGGGGTGTCATCGCCTTTGCCCACGGCAGCGGCAGCGGACGATTCAGTCCGCGCAACCAGTTCGTCGCCCGCCATCTGGAAACGGGAGGGTTCGCGACATTGCTGATGGACCTCCTCACCCCGGATGAGGCGGACGATCGCCGCAAAGTCTTCGACATCGACCTCCTCGCCGACCGGCTGCTGCTGGCAGAACGTTGGTTACAGGCACATCGCCAGACAGCCGGACTACGGGTCGGGTATTTCGGTGCCAGCACGGGAGCCGGCGCGGCGCTCCAAGCAGCTGCACGTGAACCCCAGGCGGTCGGCGCCATCGTGTCGCGCGGCGGACGGCCCGACCTGGCCGGCCCCTACCTGAGCCGGGTCACGGCACCGACGCTCCTGCTTGTCGGCGGAGACGACGGTCCCGTGATCGAGATGAATCAGGACGCGCTCAGGCAACTGACCTGCCGGAAAGAGCTGGTGATTGTCCCGGGAGCCAGTCATTTATTCGAGGAACCGGGCACGTTGGAGCAGGTCGCCCGGGAGGCGCTCCGCTGGTTTCAGCGGTATTTCCAGCCGGACGCGCACGCAGCAAAGGAGTCTCGATCATGA
- a CDS encoding universal stress protein, translating into MNVLLAVDGSDHSYEAVRALKYLRRPDELTLLHVVDAPRPAYPMMVPEVAQELYSQLERSMKEDGEHLLTRIHSLLPPHSGPVTKQLASGSPAEMIVATAESRHVDLILMGARGLGPVKERLLGSVSHRILSLAPCAKLILQGSLRDLKQVLLPLEGQSDAEAALRFLRKQPFHEPVNINLLAVLPPTRPPWPVDDSAAEKLETQALRHARDFVDGVATELRTLGYTTRSASVLGTPVTMILHEAEKMGVDLIMVGSRARQGITRFVLGSVSHAVLHRAPCQVLVFE; encoded by the coding sequence ATGAACGTGCTCTTGGCCGTCGATGGATCCGATCACTCCTATGAAGCCGTGCGGGCGCTGAAATATCTGCGCCGCCCGGATGAGCTGACCCTGCTCCATGTCGTCGATGCTCCCCGACCGGCCTACCCGATGATGGTGCCGGAAGTCGCCCAGGAGCTGTATTCGCAACTGGAGCGCAGTATGAAGGAGGATGGCGAGCATTTACTGACCAGGATCCATTCACTGCTCCCGCCTCACAGCGGGCCGGTCACCAAACAATTGGCCTCAGGATCCCCGGCGGAAATGATCGTCGCGACGGCTGAGTCACGCCATGTGGACCTCATTCTCATGGGAGCCAGGGGACTGGGACCGGTGAAGGAACGACTGTTGGGAAGCGTCTCCCATCGTATACTGAGCCTCGCTCCCTGCGCCAAACTGATCCTACAGGGCTCGCTCCGCGACTTGAAACAGGTCTTGCTCCCGCTGGAAGGACAATCGGACGCCGAGGCGGCGCTGCGGTTCCTCCGGAAGCAACCCTTCCATGAGCCGGTGAACATCAATCTGCTGGCTGTCCTCCCGCCGACCCGTCCGCCCTGGCCCGTTGACGACTCGGCAGCGGAAAAACTGGAGACGCAAGCCCTCAGGCATGCCCGTGACTTTGTGGATGGAGTGGCTACCGAACTCCGGACACTCGGGTATACCACCCGTAGCGCAAGCGTCCTGGGAACGCCGGTGACGATGATTCTCCATGAGGCGGAAAAGATGGGAGTAGACCTGATCATGGTGGGTTCGCGCGCCAGGCAGGGCATCACCCGATTCGTCCTGGGCAGCGTCTCGCATGCAGTGCTGCATCGCGCACCCTGTCAGGTGTTGGTGTTTGAATGA
- the mtaB gene encoding tRNA (N(6)-L-threonylcarbamoyladenosine(37)-C(2))-methylthiotransferase MtaB, which produces MPRASLHTLGCRLSQSETSMLADTLARRGYRLVEFGKETDLLVLNTCSVTENAEKDCRYAVRKTLRHSPHAFVAVTGCYAQTGATQLQKVPGIDLIVGTQFKMNLPDYLPAPAKLLKQPEPELRHTRTIDREDFVLPGTAYSDSTRALLKIQDGCDFMCSFCLIPFARGRERSRTAEDVLREARELAAHGYRELVLTGVNIGQYSYQGLGLVELLRELEAIPDVARIRISSIEPTTVPAALLEHMAGSTKLCHYLHLPLQSGDDGILQAMNRRYAVREYEELVEQAIALMPDLGLGTDLMVGFPGENEQAFANTVRTVERLPFSYFHVFSYSARPGTAAARLEGQIPPAVIRQRSKALAELSRTKALAFYQQQIGRTLPVLFEQGERDGFRTGTTANFTRVAVAADAVEAGSIHQVTITGIMDGLAYGRPVATVLAPSHRPLV; this is translated from the coding sequence ATGCCACGCGCGTCACTTCATACATTGGGCTGCCGTCTCAGCCAATCCGAGACCTCCATGTTAGCCGATACCCTGGCACGCCGGGGGTACCGACTGGTGGAGTTCGGCAAGGAGACGGACCTGCTCGTCTTGAACACCTGCTCGGTGACGGAGAATGCCGAAAAAGATTGCCGTTATGCCGTCCGCAAGACCTTGCGCCACTCGCCGCATGCCTTCGTCGCGGTCACGGGCTGTTATGCCCAGACCGGTGCCACGCAGCTGCAGAAGGTACCCGGCATCGACCTGATCGTCGGCACCCAGTTCAAAATGAATCTCCCTGACTATCTCCCGGCGCCGGCCAAACTCCTGAAACAGCCGGAGCCCGAACTCCGCCATACCCGTACGATCGATCGCGAAGACTTCGTCCTGCCCGGCACCGCCTATTCCGACTCGACCCGCGCCCTGCTGAAGATTCAGGACGGATGCGACTTCATGTGCAGCTTCTGCCTGATTCCGTTCGCGCGCGGGCGGGAGCGCAGCCGGACCGCCGAGGATGTCTTGCGGGAAGCCCGTGAGCTCGCCGCCCATGGCTATCGCGAACTCGTTCTCACCGGGGTGAACATCGGCCAATACTCATATCAGGGTCTCGGACTGGTTGAACTCCTGCGGGAACTCGAAGCGATTCCCGACGTCGCCCGGATCAGGATTTCCTCGATCGAACCCACGACCGTCCCTGCTGCCTTGCTGGAGCACATGGCCGGCTCCACGAAACTGTGTCATTACCTGCACCTTCCCCTGCAAAGCGGCGACGATGGAATCCTGCAGGCGATGAACCGGCGTTATGCCGTTCGCGAATATGAGGAGCTGGTCGAGCAGGCCATCGCGCTGATGCCGGATCTCGGATTGGGAACCGATCTCATGGTCGGATTTCCCGGCGAAAACGAACAGGCGTTCGCGAATACGGTCCGGACAGTCGAGCGACTCCCCTTCTCCTATTTCCATGTCTTCAGTTATTCGGCGCGTCCGGGTACGGCAGCTGCGCGACTGGAGGGCCAGATTCCGCCTGCCGTCATCCGGCAACGCAGCAAGGCCCTGGCGGAACTGTCACGGACGAAAGCGCTGGCTTTTTATCAGCAACAGATCGGCCGCACCCTCCCCGTCCTCTTCGAACAAGGGGAACGCGATGGATTTCGCACCGGCACCACAGCCAACTTCACCCGGGTGGCAGTCGCGGCCGATGCCGTCGAGGCCGGCTCGATCCACCAAGTCACCATCACCGGCATCATGGACGGGCTGGCCTATGGCCGGCCCGTCGCCACAGTCTTAGCGCCCTCGCACAGGCCACTTGTATGA
- the miaB gene encoding tRNA (N6-isopentenyl adenosine(37)-C2)-methylthiotransferase MiaB: MTQPNKPHTVHIETFGCQMNEYDSELVRSLLRKAGFEFTEDRERADVMLMNTCAIRENAHNKVYGHLAELKAVKEQRPLVVGVLGCMAQNLKEELTEKQPLVDVLVGPDGYRQLPGLLTNALNAEEQGLVRRGMAVDLSEYETYDDILPERDGSSNAWIAIMRGCDNFCSFCVVPYTRGRERSRDPQGILREVEASVATGHTQITLLGQNVNSYRYEDWDFARLILAVAEVPGVRRVRFTSPHPKDFPAALLDAVAGHPNICKHIHLPLQSGNDRILELMNRTYSRKEYLDLAAHIRRRHPGIALTTDIICGFCSETEEEFLDTYRVVEEVQYHSAYVFKYSERKNTIAARKFPDDVPEAVKGERVSRLVDLQRPITARLNRELIGQTLPVMVEGDSKRSSDQWMGRTDTGVYVIWNKSDAPALLGSIQPVTILDGSAAVLMGRREPSTRVA, from the coding sequence ATGACACAACCCAATAAGCCCCATACCGTCCATATCGAAACCTTCGGCTGCCAGATGAACGAGTACGATTCCGAACTCGTGCGGTCGTTACTCCGCAAAGCGGGATTCGAGTTTACCGAAGATCGCGAGCGCGCCGATGTCATGCTCATGAACACCTGTGCCATCCGTGAGAATGCGCATAACAAGGTCTATGGCCATCTCGCCGAGTTGAAGGCGGTGAAGGAACAGCGCCCGCTGGTCGTCGGGGTGCTCGGCTGCATGGCGCAAAACCTCAAAGAGGAGCTGACGGAGAAACAACCGCTGGTGGATGTGCTCGTGGGCCCGGACGGATACCGGCAATTGCCGGGACTATTGACGAATGCGCTGAATGCGGAAGAACAGGGCCTGGTGCGACGGGGCATGGCCGTAGACCTGTCCGAATATGAAACCTACGACGACATCCTCCCCGAGCGCGACGGCAGCAGCAACGCCTGGATCGCCATCATGCGCGGTTGCGACAACTTTTGCAGCTTCTGCGTGGTGCCCTACACGCGAGGGCGCGAGCGTTCACGCGATCCCCAGGGAATCCTCCGCGAGGTCGAGGCGTCGGTCGCCACCGGTCATACGCAGATCACGTTGCTCGGACAGAACGTGAACAGCTACCGGTATGAAGACTGGGACTTTGCCCGCCTCATCCTTGCGGTCGCCGAGGTGCCGGGAGTCCGGCGGGTCCGCTTCACGTCTCCGCACCCGAAGGACTTTCCTGCTGCGTTGCTGGATGCCGTCGCCGGCCATCCGAACATCTGCAAACATATCCACCTGCCCCTGCAATCCGGCAACGACCGCATCCTGGAACTCATGAACCGGACCTACAGCCGGAAAGAATATCTCGATCTGGCCGCGCATATTCGACGCCGCCATCCCGGGATCGCGCTCACCACCGATATCATCTGTGGCTTTTGCTCGGAAACCGAGGAGGAGTTTCTGGATACCTATCGGGTCGTCGAGGAGGTGCAGTACCACTCCGCCTATGTGTTCAAGTATTCGGAGCGGAAAAATACCATCGCGGCGCGGAAGTTCCCGGACGACGTGCCGGAGGCCGTGAAGGGCGAACGGGTCAGCCGCCTGGTGGACCTGCAGCGCCCTATCACCGCGCGCCTCAATCGGGAATTGATCGGACAGACCCTGCCGGTGATGGTCGAAGGCGACTCCAAACGCTCCAGCGATCAATGGATGGGCCGCACCGATACCGGCGTGTACGTCATTTGGAACAAGAGCGACGCCCCGGCGTTACTCGGCAGCATTCAACCGGTCACTATTCTCGACGGCAGCGCCGCAGTCCTGATGGGACGGCGCGAGCCCTCTACGAGAGTCGCGTGA
- a CDS encoding 3'-5' exonuclease: MKVVLDIETVQAPREEWARLAGRQLASGEAAFSETGGDLFAVGEAQAQHRLDEELYEKSSFDGTFSRIVCIGLLEFSDNLEPRGATSWYGANEQELLRRFWSHLGQLRPSLFITHNGLNFDLPFIKKRSIIQQVKPTMEINLAKFRAEPVYDTMAIWSNWDNRGWVKLDVLARALNVESKSGSGSQVAQMWADGQGKEIALYCLQDTYVTYGCYCRMNFRQPISREIVLLRPEVIDVG; the protein is encoded by the coding sequence ATGAAAGTGGTCCTCGACATCGAAACGGTCCAGGCTCCCCGGGAGGAATGGGCCCGGCTGGCCGGTCGCCAACTGGCTTCGGGGGAGGCGGCTTTTTCCGAGACCGGAGGGGATCTGTTCGCAGTCGGGGAGGCGCAGGCGCAGCATCGGCTCGATGAAGAACTCTATGAAAAATCCTCCTTCGACGGAACCTTCAGCCGCATCGTGTGTATCGGGTTGCTGGAGTTTTCCGACAACCTCGAACCGCGTGGCGCCACCTCCTGGTACGGGGCGAACGAGCAGGAGCTATTACGTCGTTTCTGGAGTCATCTCGGGCAGCTCCGGCCCTCGTTGTTCATTACCCACAACGGCCTGAATTTCGACCTGCCCTTCATCAAGAAACGCTCGATCATTCAGCAGGTGAAGCCGACCATGGAGATCAACCTGGCCAAGTTTCGGGCGGAGCCGGTGTACGACACCATGGCGATCTGGAGCAACTGGGACAATCGTGGGTGGGTCAAGCTGGACGTGCTCGCGCGGGCGTTGAACGTGGAAAGTAAATCGGGCAGCGGGTCGCAGGTGGCGCAGATGTGGGCGGACGGGCAGGGCAAGGAAATCGCTCTCTACTGCCTGCAGGATACCTATGTCACGTATGGCTGCTATTGCCGCATGAATTTCCGGCAGCCGATCTCACGGGAGATCGTGCTTCTGCGGCCGGAAGTCATCGATGTGGGCTGA
- the mutT gene encoding 8-oxo-dGTP diphosphatase MutT — MMEVIEVAAGIIVHEGRYLIARRKAGVHLGGLWEFPGGKRETGETLEECLHRELREELNVRIGPPTPFQVVRHEYPEKIVELHFFRCRIETGVAIALDCAELRWVYPHEMAAFEFPSADQPVIAALQQGKV; from the coding sequence ATGATGGAAGTGATCGAGGTTGCGGCAGGGATCATTGTTCACGAGGGTCGGTATCTGATCGCGCGGCGGAAGGCCGGGGTGCATCTCGGCGGCTTATGGGAGTTCCCGGGCGGGAAACGAGAAACGGGCGAAACGTTGGAGGAGTGTCTGCATCGGGAGTTAAGGGAGGAGCTGAATGTGCGTATCGGCCCTCCCACTCCCTTTCAGGTCGTACGACATGAATATCCCGAGAAGATTGTGGAATTGCATTTCTTTCGCTGCCGGATCGAGACCGGTGTTGCGATCGCGCTGGACTGCGCGGAACTTCGATGGGTCTATCCTCATGAGATGGCCGCGTTCGAGTTTCCTTCGGCCGATCAGCCCGTTATCGCGGCGCTTCAGCAGGGGAAAGTGTAG
- a CDS encoding A/G-specific adenine glycosylase, with protein sequence MSTKSRVQKSPRRKKKSPQSSVPLARGLKQRFQNRLLKWYKEHGRDLPWRRTSDPYHILVSEVMLQQTQVDRVIPKYHEFLERYPSFEQLADAPVAEVKQTWYPLGYNIRPERLHSIACETVARYGGQLPNDAEELLSFKGIGRYTAGAIRSFAFNEDAPILDTNVIRVLHRVFIAQGDPKAQKAALWELSETLIPRGKGYDFNQALMDFGATVCTARDPYCLLCPMKPFCKTYPFDPAR encoded by the coding sequence ATGTCTACAAAGTCTCGCGTTCAGAAATCCCCGCGCCGTAAGAAGAAGTCGCCTCAGTCCTCGGTCCCGCTTGCACGCGGGCTGAAGCAGCGTTTTCAGAACCGGTTGTTGAAGTGGTACAAGGAACATGGGCGTGACCTACCCTGGCGCAGGACCTCCGATCCTTATCACATCCTGGTGTCGGAAGTGATGCTCCAGCAGACCCAGGTCGATCGTGTGATTCCCAAGTACCATGAATTTTTGGAACGGTATCCGTCGTTTGAACAGTTAGCCGATGCGCCGGTTGCGGAGGTCAAGCAGACCTGGTATCCGCTGGGGTACAACATCCGGCCGGAACGGTTGCACAGCATCGCTTGTGAAACCGTAGCCCGCTACGGCGGGCAGTTGCCGAACGATGCGGAGGAGTTGTTGTCCTTCAAGGGCATCGGGCGGTACACCGCGGGGGCGATTCGTTCGTTTGCGTTCAACGAAGACGCTCCGATTCTGGACACGAACGTGATCCGCGTGCTGCATCGTGTGTTCATTGCGCAGGGCGACCCCAAGGCGCAAAAGGCCGCCCTCTGGGAGTTGTCTGAAACCCTGATCCCGCGCGGTAAGGGGTATGACTTCAATCAGGCCCTCATGGATTTCGGCGCTACGGTCTGTACGGCGCGCGACCCCTACTGCCTCCTGTGCCCGATGAAACCGTTCTGCAAGACCTATCCGTTCGATCCGGCCAGGTAG